TCTCCATGGCCCTGACCTATGCCATCATCTGCCTCGGGCTGAACGTCCAATGGGGCATGACCGGCCTTTTCAATGTCGGTATCGCCGCCTTTGTCGCGATCGGCGCCTATACCTCGGCCATTCTGACGACGCCCGACAGCGCCGATCGGTTCGGCGGGTTTGAAATGCCTGTCGCTATCGGCTGGCTCGCCGCCGCCTGCGCCTCGGGCGCGGCCTCCTGGGCCGTGGGAGCCCTGACCATTCGCCTGCGCGCCGATTATCTGGCGATTGCCACGTTCGGCGTGGCCGTGACGGTTCAGCTATGCATGCTCAATCTGCAGCCTTTGACCGGCGGCGCCTTCGGTATCGGCTTCATTCCGCGGCCTTTCGCGGACTATCAGGACAATGCCCTTCTGTTCAGCCTCGCCAATCTCGGCGTCATGGCGCTGGTGGTGCTGCTCCTTTATCTTGGCCTGGAGCACCTGGCGAAAAGCCCATGGGGCCGGGTGCTCAGGGCCATTCGCGAGGATGAGATGGCGGCACAGGCGCTTGGCAAGCGTCCGGTGCGCTTTCGGCTGCAGGCCTTCGCCCTGGGCGGCGCGATCATGGGACTGGCCGGCGCGGCCCAGGCGCATTTCATCGGTTTCATCGCGCCGGACAATTACATGCCCGTCCTGACGTTCCAGGTCTGGGCCATGCTTATCGTCGGCGGATCCGGCAATAATCGCGGCGCGATCGCCGGCGCGGTGATCGTCTGGGGACTCTGGGCGCTGAGCGCAGCCGCCGTCTCTGCTTTCGTTCCACCGGAGCAGCAGGCGCGTGCCGCCGCCCTGCAGATCGTTGCCATCGGCACCGGTCTCTGCCTGATGCTGCTGTGGCGGCCGCGCGGCCTGTTCGGCGAGATCAGCCCGCTGACGCGCCTGAGGGCCGCACGCTCCAGGCAGCCGATGCCATCCGCCATCGAGGCGGCCGCCGCCCCTGCCGACGGCTTTGCCTCTTCAAGCGTCAATTCCACTTCTACGGCCGCCAATTTCAGGGCCAACACTGCCAAGGACTGATACCATGCCAATGCGTCCAGACCGTACCCTGCTTGCCCCTGGCCTCGAGATCAGCCGCCTTGTCTGCGGCCTCTGGCAGGTGGCGGATATGGAGAAAGACGGGACGACCATCGATCCCGAAACCGGCGCCGATGCGCTGCAAGCCTATGTTGAAGCCGGCTTCGACAGTTTCGATATGGCTGATCATTACGGGTCGGCAGAGATCATCACCGGTCATCTTCTGAAGCGTTACGGTGCAGGCGAAAAGAGGCCGCGCGCTTTCACGAAATGGTGCCCGGAGCCTCAGCCGATGACACGGGATGTGGTTCGCCGGGGTGTGGAAGAGCGGCTGCGGCGACTGGGCGTCGAGAAGATCGACCTGCTGCAGTTCCACTGGTGGACGTTTCAACATCCGGCCTGGCTCGACGCCTTGCACGAAATGCAGGCCATGAAGGACGAAGGGCTGATCGGGGCGCTTGGCCTCACCAATGTGGATGCCGCGCATCTG
The sequence above is a segment of the Rhizobium sp. SSA_523 genome. Coding sequences within it:
- a CDS encoding branched-chain amino acid ABC transporter permease, whose product is MSLDILAYGAFFLSMALTYAIICLGLNVQWGMTGLFNVGIAAFVAIGAYTSAILTTPDSADRFGGFEMPVAIGWLAAACASGAASWAVGALTIRLRADYLAIATFGVAVTVQLCMLNLQPLTGGAFGIGFIPRPFADYQDNALLFSLANLGVMALVVLLLYLGLEHLAKSPWGRVLRAIREDEMAAQALGKRPVRFRLQAFALGGAIMGLAGAAQAHFIGFIAPDNYMPVLTFQVWAMLIVGGSGNNRGAIAGAVIVWGLWALSAAAVSAFVPPEQQARAAALQIVAIGTGLCLMLLWRPRGLFGEISPLTRLRAARSRQPMPSAIEAAAAPADGFASSSVNSTSTAANFRANTAKD